The DNA sequence CGGCTTCACCGCCGACGTCACGGTGAAGAACGCCGGTCCGACCGCCGTCGACGCGTGGAAGCTGGCCTTCACCCTGCCCTCCGGACAGCGCATCACCCAGGCCTGGAACGCGTCCGTCACCCCCTCCTCGGGAGCGGTCACGGCGAGCGGTCTGAACAACAACACGCAGATCGCGTCCGGCGCCAGCCAGAACTTCGGCTTCCAGGGAACCTACAGCGGCACCTTCGCCCGGCCCGGCGGCTTCAGCCTGAACGGCACCGCCTGTACGACCGCCTGACGCGGCCGGCGGGCCGCACGCCCGCCGCGTCCCCTGCCCCGGGGCCCGCTCTTCTCCCTGCGCCGACAGGACGGGCCCCGGGGCGAACCCCCGCCCGGACACCCGCACCACCAGTGCCAACGGCACCACCACGAACTCCCCCGCCCGCCCGGTCGACGCCCTTCCCCCGGACGGGCGGGGGCTCCAGCCACCCCTTCCGACCTCGCACAGATCCATGACCGGAACTGGAGATCCCATGGCCTTACGCAGCAGAATCCTCACGCTGGCAGCGGTGTTCGCCACGCTGCTCGGCGGGCTCGGGCTGAGCTTCCTGTGGCAGAAGGACGCGCAGGCGCACGGCGTCGCGATGATGCCCGGCTCGCGCACCTACCTGTGCCAGCTGGACGCCGTCACCGGCACCGGCGGACTGGACCCGACCAACCCCGCGTGCAAGGACGCGCTGGCGAAGAGCGGTTCGTCGGCGCTCTACAACTGGTTCGCCGTCCTCGACTCCAAGGCCGCGGGCAGGGGCGCCGGTTATGTGCCGGACGGCACGCTGTGCAGCGCCGGCGACCGCTCCCCGTACGACTTCTCGGCCTACAACGCGGCCCGCGCGGACTGGCCGCGCACGCACCTGACGTCCGGTGGGACGGTCAAGGTGCAGTACAGCAACTGGGCCGCCCACCCGGGTGACTTCCGGGTCTACGTCACCAAGCCCGGCTGGTCGCCCACGTCCCAGCTGGGCTGGAACGACCTGGAGCTCGTCCAGACCGTCACCAACCCGCCCCAGCAGGGCTCGCCCGGCACCAACGGCGGCCACTACTACTGGGACCTGAAGCTGCCCTCCGGCCGGTCCGGCGACGCGGTGATCTTCATGCAGTGGGTGCGTTCGGACAGCCAGGAGAACTTCTTCTCCTGCTCCGACGTCGTCTTCGACGGCGGCAACGGGGAGGTGACCGGCATCCGCGGCTCCGGGAGCACGCCCACCCCGACGCCGACCCCGACGGACCCGCCGACGCACACCGGCAACTGCATGGCCGTCTACAACGTGGTCAACTCCTGGGACGGCGGCTTCCAGGGCTCGGTCGAGGTGATGAACCACGGGACGTCACCGCTCAACGGCTGGGCCGTGCAGTGGAAGCCGGGCGTCGGCACACGCGTCGGCAGTGCGTGGAACGGCTCCTTGACCACCGGGTCCGACGGCACGGTGACGGTCAGGAACGTCGACCACAACCGGGTGATCGCCGCCGACGGCAGCGTGACGTTCGGCTTCACGGCCACCTCGTCGGGCAACGACTTCCCAGTGGGCACGATCGGCTGCGTGACGCCCTGACGCCCTGACGCCCTGACGCCGGGGTGATCACTCCCGCCGGCCCGCGCGGCGGCGGCACCCGGTGACCCCTGGCCGAGGGACGAGGGCTGAGGGACGAGGACCGTCGGACGACGGCGCATGCGGCACAGGGGCGGGTCACTCCGGTGACCTGCCCTTCTCCGTGCGGTCGCGACCGCACGGCTCAGCGGGGGGCGGTGGTGCGGGTGGGCCGGTCCGGCCACTCGGAGGGGTGCCCGCGCCTCCGGCTCGGCTGAGGCGACCGACCCGGGAGCCCGTCCACCGGGCAGGTCTCAGGACGACTCGCGCACCACCAGCTCCGTCGGCAGCGTCAGCTGCTGCCGGGGTGCCCCGTGCCGGGTGATGTCGGTGAGGATCCGGGCCATCGTCCGGCCCAGTTCCTCCACCGGCTGACGCACCGTCGTCAGGGGCGGGTCGGTGTGGCGGGCGAGGACGGAATCCTCGAATCCGACGACGGCGACATCGCCGGGCACCTGCCGCTTGTGGCGGCGCAGTTCGGCCAGGGCGCCGACCGCCATCAGGTCGGAGGCGGCGAAGACGGCGTCCAGGTCCGGGGCGCGTTCAAGAAGCAAACGCATGGCGCGGCTCCCGCCCTCCTCGGTGAAGTCCCCCGCCTCCACCAGGAGTTCGTCGGCCGGCACACCCGCCTCCTCGTGGGCCGTGCGCCAGCCGGCGAGCCGGCTGCGGCCGACGTCCATGTCCTGCGGGCCGGTGATCGTGGCGATCCTCGCCCTGCCGTTGCCCAGCAGGTGCCGTACGGCCTCGGCGGCCCCTCCGGCGTTGTCGGAGTTGACGTAGCTGAGCTGTTCGCCCGCGTCCCGGCGGCCGGCCAGTACGGTGGGCAGGCCCATCTCCTCCAGCATGCCGGGCAGCCGGTCCTCGGAGTGGACGGAGACCAGGAGGACGCCGTCCACGCGGCGCGTCGCCACCGATTCGGTCAGCTGGTCCCGTTCGGCCTGGTCGCGCACCAGCATGAGCTGCAACTGGGTGCGGGTCTCGGCGAGGGCGCCGCTGACGCCCCGGATCAGCGCGGCGAAGAACGGCTCCGAGCCGAGCCGGCTCTCCGACTCCGGGATCACCAGGGCGACGGCGTCGGTGCGGTTGGTGACCAGGCCGCGGGCGACCGAGTTGGGGACGTAGTTCAGCTCCTTGATCGCGGCCAGGACCCTGGAGCGGGCGTCCGCGCTGACCAGATCGGAGCCGTTGACGACGCGGGAGACCGTGGTGCGGCCGACGCCGGCGCGGGCGGCGACCGTTTTGATCGTGGGCCGGCGATTCCCAGCCATGCGCTCCCCTCCCTCGGCAGCCGCGGCGGTGCCGGCCGCGGGGGTGACCAGCGGCAATTGTTGCAGACGCGGCCGTGAGCGGAGCACCCCCGCGTCTTCGGGCCGTGGGCCGGGCGGCGGCGACCGGCGAGGAGTTGGTTTCAAGTTATTGACAGATCGGCTCCCGGCCACGAGTCTTCGTTGCGCCGGTGGGAACGTTCCCACCGTTCAGTGGGCACGTTCCCACCGTCTGTCAGAGCCGCTGTAGTCATCGCAGAACTCGTCACTCCGATGTGTCAGCGTCGTCGCTAGGAGGAGATCCATGGGCACGTTCGGTTCGTTGCGCACGAGGGCGGTGGCGACCGTCGCGGCCGTCGGCGCGCTGGCGCTGGTCGTCGGCTGCGGCGGCAGCGACGACTCGGTCACCGGCGGTGGCAAGAAGGACGGCAAGGTCACCATCACCATGGGCCTGTACGGCGTGATGGGCCTCAAGGAGACCGGCCTGCTGGAGCAGTACGAGAAGGAGAACCCCGAGGTCGACATCAAGGCCGAGATCGCCGGCGACGAGCAGACCTACTACACCGCGCTGCAGACCAGGCTCGCCGCGGGCAACGGTCTGAAGGACATCCAGGGCATCGAGATCGGCCGGGCCAAGGAGATCACCGAGACCCAGGCGGACAAGTTCGCGGACTTCGCCGGCACGGCGGGCACCGACCACTTCCTGCCCTGGAAGGAGTCCCAGATCAGCACCGGGGACGGCAAGGTGCTGGGCCTGGGCACCGACATCGGCCCCATGGCCGTCTGCTACCGCAAGGACTACTTCGAGCAGGCCGGTCTGCCCACCGACCGCGAAGAGGTCGGCAAGCTGTGGGAGGGCGACTGGACGAAGTACGTCGAGGTCGGCCGCACCTTCAAGAAGGACTTCAAGGGCGACAAGGTGGCGTTCACGGACTCCGCCAGCGGCCTGTTCAACGCCATGGTCTACGGCCACCCCGAGCAGTACTACGACGAGAAGGGTGAGCTGATCTACGACAGCAACCCGGCCGTCCAGGAGGCCTGGGCCCTCGCCTCCGACGCCGCGGAGGAGGGGCTGACCGCCAAGCTCCGCCAGTTCCAGCCGGGCTGGGACCCCGGCCTGGCCAACGGCACGTTCGCCACCGCCGTGTGCCCGGCCTGGATGCTCAGCCACATCAGCGAGAAGGCCGGTGAGGCCAACAAGGGCAAGTGGGACGTCGCCCGGGCGCCCCAGGGCGCCAACTGGGGCGGTTCCTTCCTCGGCGTGATCGAGAAGAGCCCGGTGAAGGAGGAGGCCAAGAAGCTCGTCGCCTGGCTGACCGCGCCGGAGCAGCAGGCCCACATCTTCAAGGAGATCGGCAACATCCCGTCCTCCGCGAAGGCCCTGGAGGACCCCGCCGTGAAGAACGCGACGTCGGAGTACTTCGACAACGCGCCGATCGGCCGGATCTTCGGCGCCGCGGCACAGGAGATCCCGGACAAGCAGGTCCTCGGCCGCAAGGACGGCACGATCAAGGACACCTTCTCCCAGGGCCTGGCCCTGGTCGAGCAGGGCACCTCGCGCGACGACGCGTGGAAGACCACCACGGAGCGCATCGAGAAGGCGGTCGGCTGACCCGACGCCCCCGCAGCCGCCCGGGCCCGCTCGGCATCGCGCCGACGGGCCCGGGGCCCGGCTCACCCATCCGCTCTCAGGAAGGAAAGTCCGGTGGCCACCTCCACCACCAAGGCCCTGACCGGCGAGGAGCCGCCGGCCCCGCCCGGCACGGCGGACGGCGGGAAGACCGCCCGGCGGCGCAGCGCGTTGCTGCACCGGCTGGACGTCAAGGGCGCGCCCTTCGCGTTCGTCGCACCCTTCTTCATCGTCTTCGCCGCGTTCAGCTTCTACCCCCTCGTCTACACGTCGTGGATCTCGCT is a window from the Streptomyces capillispiralis genome containing:
- a CDS encoding lytic polysaccharide monooxygenase auxiliary activity family 9 protein, producing the protein MALRSRILTLAAVFATLLGGLGLSFLWQKDAQAHGVAMMPGSRTYLCQLDAVTGTGGLDPTNPACKDALAKSGSSALYNWFAVLDSKAAGRGAGYVPDGTLCSAGDRSPYDFSAYNAARADWPRTHLTSGGTVKVQYSNWAAHPGDFRVYVTKPGWSPTSQLGWNDLELVQTVTNPPQQGSPGTNGGHYYWDLKLPSGRSGDAVIFMQWVRSDSQENFFSCSDVVFDGGNGEVTGIRGSGSTPTPTPTPTDPPTHTGNCMAVYNVVNSWDGGFQGSVEVMNHGTSPLNGWAVQWKPGVGTRVGSAWNGSLTTGSDGTVTVRNVDHNRVIAADGSVTFGFTATSSGNDFPVGTIGCVTP
- a CDS encoding LacI family DNA-binding transcriptional regulator, with translation MAGNRRPTIKTVAARAGVGRTTVSRVVNGSDLVSADARSRVLAAIKELNYVPNSVARGLVTNRTDAVALVIPESESRLGSEPFFAALIRGVSGALAETRTQLQLMLVRDQAERDQLTESVATRRVDGVLLVSVHSEDRLPGMLEEMGLPTVLAGRRDAGEQLSYVNSDNAGGAAEAVRHLLGNGRARIATITGPQDMDVGRSRLAGWRTAHEEAGVPADELLVEAGDFTEEGGSRAMRLLLERAPDLDAVFAASDLMAVGALAELRRHKRQVPGDVAVVGFEDSVLARHTDPPLTTVRQPVEELGRTMARILTDITRHGAPRQQLTLPTELVVRESS
- a CDS encoding ABC transporter substrate-binding protein, with amino-acid sequence MGTFGSLRTRAVATVAAVGALALVVGCGGSDDSVTGGGKKDGKVTITMGLYGVMGLKETGLLEQYEKENPEVDIKAEIAGDEQTYYTALQTRLAAGNGLKDIQGIEIGRAKEITETQADKFADFAGTAGTDHFLPWKESQISTGDGKVLGLGTDIGPMAVCYRKDYFEQAGLPTDREEVGKLWEGDWTKYVEVGRTFKKDFKGDKVAFTDSASGLFNAMVYGHPEQYYDEKGELIYDSNPAVQEAWALASDAAEEGLTAKLRQFQPGWDPGLANGTFATAVCPAWMLSHISEKAGEANKGKWDVARAPQGANWGGSFLGVIEKSPVKEEAKKLVAWLTAPEQQAHIFKEIGNIPSSAKALEDPAVKNATSEYFDNAPIGRIFGAAAQEIPDKQVLGRKDGTIKDTFSQGLALVEQGTSRDDAWKTTTERIEKAVG